The following coding sequences lie in one Monomorium pharaonis isolate MP-MQ-018 chromosome 1, ASM1337386v2, whole genome shotgun sequence genomic window:
- the LOC118645822 gene encoding uncharacterized protein LOC118645822 → MDGIEKDLMTSQYHKAVSCFRYVDQVAFLNMDNTDNSMNREKIVKEIAKTSDSIRKKYRALKAGKVQEEMALERHFKPIVEPLKQIVENTVGDVSDPIKNESFFSGEDKYSEPKPKRKRLNASLNNSIMTSTPVKKMRRSKTVPTNLNETSQILHDSDLSYSHVPSVEDVFEVAANELLVTSIRQQLETREGREKLHAHYGPLSQKYMGAVLSGKKPVIIDTVYGAYFTDFGTMLGDKRIDIHKNDNIVIDGKIYMGTPGLYELIFMKMPNMYTNNDLQNYKNILLVTNAYRRGHIAHNQVMGNKGSKYKNIIAPLVTDA, encoded by the coding sequence ATTTCTCAACATGGATAACACAGATAACAGTATGAATCGTGAGAAGATTGTGAAAGAGATTGCGAAAACAAGTGATTCAATTCgcaaaaaatatcgcgctttGAAAGCGGGTAAAGTGCAAGAAGAGATGGCGTTGGAGAGACACTTTAAGCCCATTGTCGAACCATTAAAACAGATTGTTGAAAACACCGTTGGTGATGTATCAGATCCGATTAAGAATGAATCGTTCTTTTCGGGGGAAGACAAATACTCAGAACCAAAACCGAAACGAAAGCGATTAAACGCTTCGCTTAACAATTCTATAATGACCTCTActcctgttaaaaaaatgagacgaTCAAAAACTGTACCAActaatttgaatgaaacatCGCAAATATTACATGATAGCGATTTATCATACAGTCATGTGCCTTCTGTCGAAGACGTTTTTGAAGTCGCAGCCAATGAATTGCTTGTGACGTCTATTCGACAACAGTTGGAAACGCGAGAAGGACGTGAAAAGTTGCACGCACACTATGGTCCATTAAGTCAAAAATATATGGGAGCTGTTCTGAGTGGTAAAAAACCAGTCATCATAGATACTGTTTACGGAGCTTATTTCACCGACTTTGGAACGATGCTCGGCGATAAACGCATCGACATACATAAGAATGATAACATAGTTATAGATGGTAAAATATACATGGGAACGCCTGGTCTGtacgaattaattttcatgaaaatgccTAACATGTACACAAATAATGAcctgcaaaattataaaaacattctattgGTGACAAATGCATATAGACGCGGACATATTGCACATAATCAAGTAATGGGCAACAAAgggtctaaatataaaaatataattgcacccTTAGTAACAGACGCATAG